A single region of the Sorghum bicolor cultivar BTx623 chromosome 9, Sorghum_bicolor_NCBIv3, whole genome shotgun sequence genome encodes:
- the LOC8055701 gene encoding uncharacterized protein LOC8055701 isoform X2, producing MAAPQSSTGSLVPPLRRRPRRLVFDRRYGWIFDEWTDPADQALSGGRGMFCAVTMARSLVDAAASSINYAASSISRVLEHPKRLPLPAHISTLAFRKKQQAWFRELECSGVVADLKLVHCCTHSVLECTATDCLCLTKKHGHL from the exons ATGGCGGCGCCACAGTCCTCCACCGGTTCGCTGGTTCCGCcactccgccgccgcccgcgccgCCTCGTCTTCGACCGCCGCTACGGCTGGAT CTTCGACGAGTGGACGGACCCCGCCGACCAAGCCCTCTCCGGCGGCCGCGGAAT GTTCTGTGCGGTGACGATGGCGCGCTCGCTGGTGGACGCTGCGGCGTCCTCG ATTAACTATGCTGCCAGTTCGATCAGCAGAGTTCTTGAACACCCCAAAAGACTGCCTCTACCAGCACATATATCTACCCTAGCATTCCGCAAGAAGCAGCAAGCCTGGTTTCGTGAACTTGAATGCTCTGGAGTCGTAGCTGATCTTAAGTTAGTACACTGTTGTACTCATTCTGTACTGGAATGTACAGCAACTGATTGCCTCTGTTTAACAAAGAAGCATGGTCATCTGTAA
- the LOC8055701 gene encoding uncharacterized protein LOC8055701 isoform X1: MAAPQSSTGSLVPPLRRRPRRLVFDRRYGWIFDEWTDPADQALSGGRGMFCAVTMARSLVDAAASSVISSPCWQINYAASSISRVLEHPKRLPLPAHISTLAFRKKQQAWFRELECSGVVADLKLVHCCTHSVLECTATDCLCLTKKHGHL; the protein is encoded by the exons ATGGCGGCGCCACAGTCCTCCACCGGTTCGCTGGTTCCGCcactccgccgccgcccgcgccgCCTCGTCTTCGACCGCCGCTACGGCTGGAT CTTCGACGAGTGGACGGACCCCGCCGACCAAGCCCTCTCCGGCGGCCGCGGAAT GTTCTGTGCGGTGACGATGGCGCGCTCGCTGGTGGACGCTGCGGCGTCCTCGGTAATCTCATCTCCTTGCTGGCAA ATTAACTATGCTGCCAGTTCGATCAGCAGAGTTCTTGAACACCCCAAAAGACTGCCTCTACCAGCACATATATCTACCCTAGCATTCCGCAAGAAGCAGCAAGCCTGGTTTCGTGAACTTGAATGCTCTGGAGTCGTAGCTGATCTTAAGTTAGTACACTGTTGTACTCATTCTGTACTGGAATGTACAGCAACTGATTGCCTCTGTTTAACAAAGAAGCATGGTCATCTGTAA